From the genome of Nicotiana sylvestris chromosome 2, ASM39365v2, whole genome shotgun sequence, one region includes:
- the LOC138886035 gene encoding uncharacterized protein yields the protein MADRSMKRPLGIIDDVLVRVDKFILPADFVILDCEVDYEVPIILGRPFLATRKALVDVEAGDLTFRVGDEKVVFHVCKSMKYPNSIEVCSFVDLVTAVIIDDTSAMINVEDPLEVVLLNLDVNED from the coding sequence atggcggatagatcgatgaagagacctttgggtattattgatgatgtgcttgttcgtgtggacaaatttatcttgccagctgactttgtgatcttggactgcgaAGTGGACTACGAAGTTCCTATCATACTGggcagacctttcctagctacaaggaaggcattggtagatgtggaagcaggggatctcaccttccgggtgggtgatgaaaaggtggtctttcatgtgtgtaAATCTATGAAGTATCCCAACAGTatcgaggtgtgctcttttgttgaccttgtcacagcagtgataattgatgacaccagtgcaatgatcaatgtggaggacccattagAGGTcgttttgttgaatcttgatgtcaatgaggattaa